In Enterobacter pseudoroggenkampii, one genomic interval encodes:
- the acnB gene encoding bifunctional aconitate hydratase 2/2-methylisocitrate dehydratase, with product MLEEYRKHVAERAAEGIVPKPLDATQMAALVELLKNPPKGEEEFLLDLLINRVPPGVDEAAYVKAGFLAAIAKGEATSPLVTPEKAIELLGTMQGGYNIHPLIDALDNDKLAPIAAKALSSTLLMFDNFYDVEEKAKAGNVYAKQVMQSWADAEWFLNRPVLAEKITVTVFKVTGETNTDDLSPAPDAWSRPDIPLHALAMLKNAREGIEPDQPGSVGPIKQIEALQKKGFPLAYVGDVVGTGSSRKSATNSVLWFMGDDIPHVPNKRGGGLCLGGKIAPIFFNTMEDAGALPIEVDVSNLNMGDVIDVYPYKGEVRNHETNELLASFELKTDVLIDEVRAGGRIPLIIGRGLTTKAREALGLPHSDVFRHAKDVAESNRGYSLAQKMVGRACGVAGVRPGAYCEPKMTSVGSQDTTGPMTRDELKDLACLGFSSDLVMQSFCHTAAYPKPVDVTTHHTLPDFIMNRGGVSLRPGDGVIHSWLNRMLLPDTVGTGGDSHTRFPIGISFPAGSGLVAFAAATGVMPLDMPESVLVRFKGKMQPGITLRDLVHAIPLYAIKQGLLTVEKKGKKNIFSGRILEIEGLPDLKVEQAFELTDASAERSAAGCTIKLNKEPIIEYLNSNIVLLKWMIAEGYGDRRTLERRIQGMEKWLADPQLLEADADAEYAAVIDIDLADIKEPILCAPNDPDDARPLSEVQGEKIDEVFIGSCMTNIGHFRAAGKLLDTHKGQLPTRLWVAPPTRMDAAQLTEEGYYSVFGKSGARIEIPGCSLCMGNQARVADGATVVSTSTRNFPNRLGTGANVFLASAELAAVAALIGKLPTPEEYQTFVAQVDKTAVDTYRYLNFDQLSQYTEKADGVIFQTAV from the coding sequence GTGCTAGAAGAATACCGTAAGCACGTAGCAGAACGTGCCGCCGAGGGAATTGTACCCAAACCTTTAGATGCAACCCAAATGGCCGCGCTCGTCGAGCTGCTGAAGAACCCGCCTAAGGGCGAAGAAGAATTCCTGTTAGATCTGCTGATCAACCGCGTACCGCCTGGCGTAGATGAAGCTGCCTACGTAAAAGCCGGATTCCTTGCTGCTATCGCCAAAGGCGAAGCCACCTCCCCACTGGTTACTCCTGAAAAAGCCATTGAACTGCTCGGCACCATGCAGGGTGGTTACAACATTCATCCGCTGATTGACGCGCTGGATAACGACAAGCTGGCGCCGATTGCCGCTAAAGCGCTCTCTTCCACGCTGCTGATGTTCGATAACTTCTACGATGTAGAAGAAAAAGCCAAAGCAGGCAACGTCTATGCGAAGCAGGTGATGCAGTCCTGGGCGGATGCCGAATGGTTCCTGAACCGTCCTGTGCTGGCTGAAAAAATCACCGTTACCGTCTTCAAAGTGACCGGTGAAACCAACACCGATGACCTCTCTCCGGCACCGGACGCGTGGTCTCGCCCGGATATCCCTCTGCACGCCCTGGCGATGCTGAAAAACGCCCGTGAAGGCATTGAGCCGGATCAGCCTGGCAGCGTTGGCCCGATCAAACAGATCGAAGCCCTGCAGAAAAAAGGGTTCCCGCTGGCCTACGTGGGTGACGTTGTAGGTACCGGTTCTTCCCGTAAGTCCGCCACCAACTCCGTGCTGTGGTTCATGGGTGACGACATCCCTCATGTGCCAAACAAACGCGGCGGCGGCCTGTGCCTCGGCGGTAAAATTGCACCGATCTTCTTCAACACCATGGAAGATGCGGGCGCCCTGCCGATCGAAGTGGACGTCTCCAACCTGAACATGGGCGACGTGATTGACGTTTACCCGTACAAAGGTGAAGTGCGTAACCACGAAACCAACGAGCTGCTGGCGAGCTTTGAGCTGAAAACCGACGTGCTGATCGACGAAGTGCGTGCCGGTGGCCGTATTCCGCTGATCATCGGCCGTGGCCTGACCACCAAAGCGCGTGAAGCGCTGGGTCTGCCGCACAGTGATGTATTCCGTCACGCGAAAGACGTAGCGGAAAGCAATCGCGGTTACTCTCTGGCGCAGAAAATGGTCGGTCGCGCCTGCGGCGTCGCCGGTGTTCGTCCTGGCGCATACTGTGAGCCGAAGATGACCTCCGTAGGCTCTCAGGACACCACTGGCCCAATGACCCGTGACGAGCTGAAGGACCTGGCGTGCCTGGGCTTCTCTTCCGATCTGGTGATGCAGTCCTTCTGCCACACTGCGGCCTATCCGAAGCCGGTTGACGTGACCACGCATCACACGCTGCCAGACTTCATCATGAACCGTGGCGGCGTTTCCCTGCGTCCGGGCGACGGCGTAATTCACTCCTGGCTGAACCGCATGCTGCTGCCGGATACCGTGGGTACCGGCGGTGACTCCCATACCCGTTTCCCAATCGGTATCTCTTTCCCGGCGGGCTCCGGTCTGGTGGCGTTTGCCGCGGCGACGGGCGTGATGCCGCTGGATATGCCGGAATCGGTGCTGGTGCGCTTCAAAGGTAAAATGCAGCCGGGTATCACCCTGCGCGACCTGGTTCACGCGATCCCGCTGTATGCGATTAAACAGGGTCTGCTGACCGTTGAGAAGAAAGGGAAGAAAAACATCTTCTCTGGCCGTATCCTGGAAATCGAAGGTCTGCCGGATCTGAAGGTTGAGCAGGCGTTCGAGCTGACCGATGCCTCCGCTGAGCGTTCAGCTGCGGGCTGTACCATCAAGCTGAACAAAGAGCCGATTATTGAGTATCTTAACTCTAACATCGTGCTGCTGAAGTGGATGATTGCAGAAGGCTACGGCGACCGTCGTACGCTGGAGCGTCGTATCCAGGGCATGGAGAAATGGCTGGCCGATCCGCAACTGCTGGAAGCTGATGCTGACGCAGAGTACGCGGCGGTGATCGACATCGATCTGGCGGATATCAAAGAGCCAATCCTGTGTGCACCGAACGATCCGGACGACGCGCGTCCGCTGTCCGAAGTTCAGGGCGAGAAGATCGACGAAGTGTTCATCGGATCCTGCATGACCAACATCGGTCACTTCCGTGCGGCCGGTAAGCTTCTGGATACCCACAAAGGCCAGCTGCCAACCCGTCTGTGGGTGGCGCCGCCAACCCGTATGGACGCGGCTCAGCTGACCGAAGAGGGCTACTACAGCGTGTTTGGTAAGAGCGGGGCGCGTATTGAAATTCCTGGCTGTTCCCTGTGCATGGGCAACCAGGCGCGCGTAGCCGACGGCGCGACGGTGGTCTCCACCTCTACCCGTAACTTCCCGAACCGTTTAGGTACCGGTGCGAACGTCTTCCTGGCCTCTGCGGAGCTGGCGGCGGTTGCGGCGCTGATTGGCAAACTGCCAACGCCGGAAGAGTACCAGACCTTTGTGGCTCAGGTGGATAAGACCGCGGTGGATACCTATCGCTATCTGAACTTCGACCAGCTCTCTCAGTACACCGAGAAGGCCGACGGGGTTATCTTCCAGACGGCGGTATAA
- the lpdA gene encoding dihydrolipoyl dehydrogenase — protein sequence MSTEIKTQVVVLGAGPAGYSAAFRAADLGLETVIVERYSTLGGVCLNVGCIPSKALLHVAKVIEEAKALAEHGIVFGEPKTDIDKIRTWKEKVITQLTGGLAGMAKGRKVKVVNGLGKFTGANTLEVEGENGKTVINFDNAIIAAGSRPIELPFIPHEDPRVWDSTDALELKTVPKRLLVMGGGIIGLEMGTVYHALGSEIDVVEMFDQVIPAADKDIVKVFTKRISKKFNLMLETKVTAVEAKEDGIYVSMEGKKAPSEPQRYDAVLVAIGRVPNGKNLDAGKAGVEVDDRGFIRVDKQLRTNVPHIFAIGDIVGQPMLAHKGVHEGHVAAEVIAGMKHYFDPKVIPSIAYTEPEVAWVGLTEKEAKEKGISYETATFPWAASGRAIASDCADGMTKLIFDKETHRVIGGAIVGTNGGELLGEIGLAIEMGCDAEDIALTIHAHPTLHESVGLAAEVFEGSITDLPNAKAKKK from the coding sequence ATGAGCACAGAAATCAAAACTCAGGTCGTAGTACTTGGGGCAGGCCCGGCAGGTTACTCCGCAGCATTCCGCGCCGCGGATTTAGGTCTGGAAACCGTCATCGTAGAGCGTTACAGCACCCTCGGCGGTGTTTGTCTGAACGTCGGCTGTATCCCTTCTAAAGCGCTGCTGCACGTAGCGAAAGTTATCGAAGAAGCCAAAGCGCTGGCTGAACACGGTATCGTCTTCGGCGAGCCGAAAACCGACATCGACAAAATTCGTACCTGGAAAGAGAAAGTTATCACTCAGCTGACCGGCGGTCTGGCGGGTATGGCCAAAGGCCGTAAAGTGAAAGTGGTAAACGGTCTGGGTAAATTCACCGGTGCGAACACCCTGGAAGTGGAAGGCGAAAACGGCAAAACCGTGATCAACTTCGACAACGCGATCATCGCGGCAGGCTCTCGCCCAATCGAACTGCCATTCATTCCGCATGAAGATCCACGCGTGTGGGATTCCACCGATGCGCTGGAGCTGAAAACCGTTCCTAAGCGTCTGCTGGTTATGGGCGGCGGTATCATCGGTCTGGAAATGGGTACCGTGTACCATGCGCTGGGTTCAGAGATCGACGTGGTTGAAATGTTCGACCAGGTTATCCCGGCTGCCGACAAAGACATCGTTAAGGTCTTCACCAAACGCATCAGCAAGAAATTTAACCTGATGCTGGAAACCAAAGTGACTGCCGTTGAAGCGAAAGAAGACGGTATTTACGTTTCCATGGAAGGCAAAAAAGCCCCATCCGAACCACAGCGTTACGACGCCGTGCTGGTGGCTATCGGCCGTGTGCCGAACGGTAAAAACCTCGACGCGGGCAAAGCTGGCGTGGAAGTGGACGACCGTGGCTTTATCCGCGTTGACAAGCAGCTGCGCACTAACGTGCCGCACATCTTTGCAATCGGCGATATCGTCGGCCAGCCAATGCTGGCACACAAAGGTGTTCACGAAGGTCACGTTGCCGCTGAAGTTATCGCCGGCATGAAGCACTACTTCGATCCGAAAGTCATCCCATCTATCGCGTACACCGAGCCAGAAGTGGCATGGGTGGGTCTGACCGAGAAAGAAGCGAAAGAGAAAGGCATCAGCTACGAAACCGCCACCTTCCCGTGGGCTGCTTCTGGCCGTGCTATCGCTTCCGACTGCGCAGACGGTATGACCAAACTGATCTTCGACAAAGAGACTCACCGTGTAATCGGTGGTGCGATTGTCGGTACCAACGGCGGCGAGCTGCTGGGTGAAATCGGTCTGGCTATCGAAATGGGCTGTGACGCTGAAGACATCGCGCTGACCATCCACGCTCACCCGACTCTGCACGAGTCCGTGGGCCTGGCGGCAGAAGTGTTTGAAGGCAGCATCACCGACCTGCCAAACGCGAAAGCGAAGAAGAAATAA
- a CDS encoding DUF3300 domain-containing protein translates to MKLPFKPHLLVLLCSAGLLAASGVMFVKSRATEPVAPAPVAQQPAAPAAPVAATPAPVAAPTYTAAQIDQWVAPIALYPDALLSQILMASTYPANVIQAAQWSKDNPKMEGDAAIQAVASQPWDPSVKSLVAFPQLMSLMGENPPWVQNLGDAFLAQPKDVMDSVQRLRALAQKTGALQSTPQQTVTTVTKPAPAKTSTTETTTTTAATPAPAPTVIKIESADPQVVYVPTYNPNTVYGTWPNTAYPPTYLPPTPGEQFGNSFVNGLGFSLGVATTYAIFSNIDWDDDDDWDHHHDDWDNHGGYNRNGDNNININVENFNKISGQRLTDANRTWQHNPAYREGVPYPTNQLNTRFHSTSTATGLSSTQQKPVNRDSQRQAALSQMEKSTGKTFPQTARPGTKDVQRQASSEQLKQISQRNNYRGYDTKPQTTKRTTTQQRENRQTTAQRQEKRGSQPAQQRALQQRNSQPRANALSGNDSRSANWQAQQQRGAQSRQLAARQQQPRQASGGRAERREIRHR, encoded by the coding sequence ATGAAGTTGCCCTTTAAGCCACATCTGCTCGTCCTTCTGTGCAGTGCCGGGCTGCTTGCCGCCTCAGGCGTCATGTTTGTCAAAAGTCGTGCAACGGAACCCGTTGCGCCGGCCCCCGTCGCACAACAACCAGCGGCACCGGCGGCACCGGTAGCAGCAACGCCCGCCCCTGTCGCCGCACCAACCTATACTGCCGCGCAAATCGATCAGTGGGTTGCCCCCATCGCGCTCTACCCGGATGCCCTGCTGTCGCAAATCCTGATGGCCTCGACTTACCCGGCCAACGTGATCCAGGCGGCGCAGTGGTCAAAAGACAACCCTAAAATGGAAGGGGACGCCGCCATTCAGGCCGTTGCCAGCCAGCCCTGGGATCCCAGCGTAAAATCGCTGGTCGCGTTTCCTCAGCTCATGTCCCTGATGGGCGAAAACCCGCCGTGGGTACAAAATCTGGGCGATGCGTTTCTCGCGCAGCCGAAGGACGTAATGGATTCCGTTCAACGCCTGCGCGCGCTGGCACAGAAGACCGGCGCTTTACAATCCACGCCTCAGCAGACGGTCACCACCGTGACAAAACCGGCACCAGCGAAAACCAGCACCACCGAGACAACGACAACCACAGCAGCAACGCCCGCGCCGGCCCCAACGGTAATCAAAATTGAATCTGCCGATCCGCAGGTTGTTTACGTCCCCACCTATAACCCCAATACGGTTTACGGGACCTGGCCAAACACCGCCTATCCACCTACCTATCTCCCGCCTACACCCGGGGAGCAGTTTGGCAACAGCTTCGTCAACGGCTTAGGCTTCAGCCTGGGCGTCGCCACAACCTATGCCATCTTCAGCAACATCGACTGGGATGATGACGATGACTGGGATCATCACCATGACGACTGGGATAATCACGGCGGCTATAACCGCAACGGTGATAACAACATCAATATCAACGTTGAGAACTTCAATAAAATCAGCGGGCAGCGTCTGACGGACGCCAACCGTACCTGGCAGCATAACCCGGCCTATCGGGAAGGTGTGCCCTATCCGACTAACCAGCTCAACACCCGTTTCCACTCCACCAGCACGGCTACCGGGCTCAGTTCAACGCAGCAAAAACCGGTTAACCGCGATAGCCAGCGTCAGGCTGCCCTGAGCCAGATGGAGAAATCCACGGGCAAAACTTTCCCCCAAACGGCGCGTCCCGGAACGAAAGATGTGCAGCGTCAGGCCTCAAGTGAACAGCTGAAGCAGATTTCCCAGCGCAATAACTACCGTGGCTACGACACCAAACCGCAGACGACGAAGCGAACCACCACGCAGCAGCGAGAAAATCGCCAGACCACCGCGCAGAGACAAGAGAAACGGGGTTCGCAGCCGGCGCAGCAACGCGCTCTCCAGCAGCGAAACAGCCAGCCCCGGGCCAATGCGCTGAGCGGCAACGACAGCCGCTCCGCGAACTGGCAGGCGCAGCAGCAGCGCGGTGCGCAAAGCAGACAGCTTGCGGCTCGCCAGCAGCAGCCACGTCAGGCGTCTGGTGGACGCGCTGAACGCCGTGAAATTCGACATCGCTAA
- the traT gene encoding conjugal transfer complement resistance protein TraT: MSLKKVMGIGLLAAVMTLTGCGAMTTAVKKRNLEVKTQMSETIWLEPSSEKTVYIQVKNTSDKDMSNLQTLLANDLSAKGYKVTSSPDSAYYWVQANVLKADKMDLRESQGYLKTGYEGAAVGAALGAGITAYNSNSSGAALGVGLAAGLIGMAADAMVEDVNYTMVTDLQISERSKAKVTTDNIAALRQGTSGVKLQTSSEQGDRAKYQTRVVSNANKVNLKFEEAKPVLEAQLAKSVANIL; encoded by the coding sequence ATGTCTTTGAAGAAAGTGATGGGGATTGGCTTATTAGCGGCAGTGATGACGCTGACTGGGTGCGGTGCGATGACGACGGCGGTGAAAAAACGCAACCTGGAAGTAAAAACGCAGATGAGTGAAACCATCTGGCTTGAGCCATCCAGTGAAAAAACGGTCTACATTCAGGTTAAAAACACTTCTGATAAAGACATGAGCAACCTGCAGACGCTGCTGGCAAACGATCTGAGTGCCAAGGGATACAAGGTCACCAGCTCTCCTGACAGCGCATACTATTGGGTGCAGGCTAACGTTCTGAAAGCAGACAAAATGGACTTGCGTGAATCTCAGGGCTACCTGAAAACCGGCTATGAAGGTGCCGCTGTGGGTGCCGCGCTGGGTGCCGGTATCACGGCCTACAACAGCAACTCCTCCGGCGCAGCGCTGGGCGTGGGGCTGGCTGCGGGGCTGATCGGCATGGCGGCAGATGCGATGGTGGAAGACGTAAACTATACCATGGTGACCGACCTGCAGATCTCCGAGCGCAGCAAGGCGAAGGTCACCACGGACAACATCGCGGCGCTGCGTCAGGGAACGTCTGGCGTGAAGCTGCAAACCAGCTCCGAGCAGGGCGACCGTGCGAAGTATCAAACCCGCGTGGTGTCGAACGCTAACAAAGTAAACCTGAAGTTTGAAGAAGCCAAACCGGTTCTGGAAGCTCAGTTGGCGAAATCAGTCGCCAATATTCTGTAA
- a CDS encoding DUF2950 family protein, with translation MKSKLLSGMVLFMLSASVMAQQSFSTPDQATDALTKAISEHNESAMSNLLGENWRDFLPPEGVDPDAVDRFLRDWKVRHNTVVQGDTAHLVVGDNSWQLPIPVIKTAAGWQFDIKEGAEEILTREIGRNELAAIEALHAYVDAQQSYFAMNQKFAQKIVSSKGKKDGLYWPASPGEAPSPLGPAFSPKEPGTGYHGYRFRILPDNNGFAMVAWPVSYGQTGVMSFVINQDDKVYQSDLGSESEQKARALASYAPDKTWQPVEP, from the coding sequence ATGAAAAGTAAACTACTCAGTGGCATGGTGTTGTTCATGCTTTCGGCTTCGGTGATGGCGCAGCAATCCTTTAGCACCCCCGATCAGGCAACCGATGCGCTGACCAAAGCCATTAGTGAGCATAATGAGAGCGCTATGAGCAATCTGCTTGGAGAAAACTGGCGCGATTTTCTGCCCCCTGAAGGCGTTGACCCGGATGCCGTCGATCGTTTCCTTCGCGACTGGAAAGTCCGTCATAACACGGTTGTCCAAGGGGATACGGCGCATCTGGTTGTCGGTGACAACAGCTGGCAGCTTCCTATCCCGGTGATCAAAACCGCTGCCGGTTGGCAGTTCGATATCAAAGAAGGGGCGGAAGAGATCCTGACCCGCGAAATCGGGCGTAACGAACTTGCCGCCATTGAAGCCTTACATGCCTATGTTGATGCGCAGCAAAGCTACTTTGCGATGAACCAGAAATTCGCGCAGAAGATTGTCAGCTCGAAAGGGAAAAAAGACGGTTTGTACTGGCCCGCCTCTCCCGGCGAAGCGCCCAGTCCGCTCGGACCGGCATTTAGCCCAAAAGAGCCGGGTACCGGTTATCACGGCTATCGTTTCCGCATCCTGCCGGATAATAACGGTTTCGCGATGGTGGCCTGGCCAGTCAGCTATGGTCAGACGGGCGTGATGAGCTTTGTAATAAATCAGGACGACAAGGTGTACCAGTCCGATCTCGGCAGCGAGTCGGAGCAAAAGGCCCGGGCGCTGGCCTCATACGCGCCTGATAAAACCTGGCAGCCCGTCGAACCCTGA